The Paraburkholderia phytofirmans PsJN DNA segment CGGCCGCTCTATGGCGAATACGTCGCGCGAGCGTCGAATGGCCGCTACTCGCTTAACTTGGGATCGGCCGGCGCTTCGATGGTCTATACCGACCCAGCGAACCATCAGTACGTTTATCGAGGCCATTACACCGTCGACGGCCACGCGCTTCAGGTCATCTGGCGCGAGCAGCAGACAGAGAACGGATGGAAGCCCATCACGCCGGTTCCAGACAACATGACTATCGTTTCCCTCAACGCCATCAACGCGCCGCAGCGCGCCTTTGTGCGCCACGTAGCGGCTTCTCGGCAATCTACCAAGGAGCACTGATGTCCCGGCTTCTGAAACGACTCCATCGAATGAACCGATGCAAGTCAGGCGAGCTGCCGTTGCTCGAACATGAGCTGCCCCGCTCCGATCCGAGCGAAGCGTTTCCCGCTGATTCCCACCCACATCAAGCCCCGGTCAAAATCGAAGCTGTGCAACGCAGCTCGTTTGCCCTGGAGCGCGATGCAACTACTTAACCGCTGACGATGAACATTGAACAACTGAGCTACCGCGAACTTCTGGCGCAGCGACGCGCACTGGACGAACAGATCGAGCAGGCGCGCACCGCCGAGCGCGGCGAGGTCATCGAGACCATCCGTGAGAAAATGAGCCTCTACCAGATTACAATCGCCGAGTTGCAAGGCGACTCACCCAAGCGAGTGAAGAAGCCCGTTGAAGTGCGTTACCGCGATCCTGATAGCGGTTCGACGTGGAGCGGACGCGGCAAGCCTCCGCGCTGGATCGCCGGTAAGGACCGGGCTTCATTTCAGGTCTGACGCCGCCGCGTCTTATGCAGCAAGCCGGGTATACCCCGGCTTTTTTGTTGTTTTTCGTATTTCTTTCTGTCTATTTTGCGTGATAGACATAGAGACTTACGGTTGATACAATCGTTGAACGTGGCCGGATTATGTCCGATTTTTTGCCGGCCGACCCGAGAGCACAAAATACACAACAGAAGAGAACATGGCGAAGAAACTTACCCGACTTACGAGCGAAGAGTTTGACGAACTGGTTTCTAATTCTCGCGCGGAGGACGCCACGCATACGATGGCCAGAGCTGTGCTGGTCGACGGTCGCGGTTACGCGGAGGTCGGCCATGAGCACGGCATCGAGCGCCAGTTGGTGTATCAGGCCGTCCAACGTTTGCTGAAGGTAGGCGATACCGCGCCCGCGACTTATACGTACACCGGGCCGCCCGAAATGTTTGCCGAAATTGACGCAGTTGTTGAAGATCATCGAGGCCGCAAACTGCTGACGGCCGAACAGTTCGAGGATGCCCTCTCGCAGAGCGGACAGGGCGAACAGATGGCCGCGATATCGAGGGCGGTGCTGGTCGATGGCGTACCGCCGATCACGCTCGCGCGCGAGCACGGAATCGCTCGGCACCTGGTATGGCAGGCCGCGCAAAAGACGATCATGCAGAAGTTCGACGCGGCGACGGCCAGCACGCGCGTCTACAAGGGTAGCCCAGCGATGTTCGAGGCCATTGATGCCATTGTGGCGGCGTATCGGAAGGGCAAGACAGAAGCGGCCGGAACGCCGGCAAAACCTCCGAAGAAATCGCGCCGAAAAGCGGCCAGCGCGTAGCATTACCGGCCGCCAAGTTCGATCACGCAGTCACAGGAGGTCAAGCATGAAGGGGAAGCATGTTGTCGCGCTAATCACGTTAGCGGTGCTTTT contains these protein-coding regions:
- a CDS encoding H-NS histone family protein yields the protein MNIEQLSYRELLAQRRALDEQIEQARTAERGEVIETIREKMSLYQITIAELQGDSPKRVKKPVEVRYRDPDSGSTWSGRGKPPRWIAGKDRASFQV
- a CDS encoding TrfB-related DNA-binding protein yields the protein MAKKLTRLTSEEFDELVSNSRAEDATHTMARAVLVDGRGYAEVGHEHGIERQLVYQAVQRLLKVGDTAPATYTYTGPPEMFAEIDAVVEDHRGRKLLTAEQFEDALSQSGQGEQMAAISRAVLVDGVPPITLAREHGIARHLVWQAAQKTIMQKFDAATASTRVYKGSPAMFEAIDAIVAAYRKGKTEAAGTPAKPPKKSRRKAASA